One genomic segment of Desulfocapsa sulfexigens DSM 10523 includes these proteins:
- a CDS encoding indolepyruvate oxidoreductase subunit beta has translation MKVIRLMIVAVGGQGNLLATKVLGEAALLAGIPFRMSEIHGMAQRGGVVESAMIFGDAKSSLISDGEADILAGFEPLETLRALGKCNKKTVVITNSAPIPPFAAAVGWSAYPGPEDLQIQILDMAGSLNSFDATTLAIEAGNVMAVNMVILGALAGTDLLPVSAENIRETIRNKTRKNFIDVNLKAFDLGFKQ, from the coding sequence ATGAAAGTAATCAGATTAATGATCGTGGCCGTAGGTGGTCAGGGAAATCTCCTGGCTACCAAAGTACTTGGAGAGGCTGCACTTCTTGCTGGGATCCCCTTTAGAATGAGTGAAATCCATGGTATGGCTCAGCGGGGTGGTGTGGTTGAATCAGCAATGATTTTCGGGGATGCCAAAAGCTCGCTTATTTCCGATGGTGAGGCTGATATTCTCGCCGGTTTTGAACCCCTTGAGACCCTGCGCGCATTAGGAAAATGTAACAAAAAAACTGTAGTTATAACGAACTCTGCACCAATACCGCCATTTGCAGCGGCTGTCGGGTGGTCTGCCTATCCGGGTCCGGAGGATTTGCAGATACAGATACTGGACATGGCTGGAAGCCTGAATAGTTTTGACGCTACAACTCTTGCCATTGAGGCCGGTAATGTCATGGCTGTAAATATGGTTATTCTTGGTGCGTTAGCCGGCACCGATCTGCTTCCCGTTTCTGCTGAAAACATCAGGGAGACGATTCGCAACAAAACCCGAAAGAATTTTATTGATGTCAACCTCAAAGCCTTTGACCTGGGTTTCAAGCAGTAA